The Thermodesulfobacteriota bacterium DNA window AATGGATTTGGTCGCAGAACAGTAATTTTAACACAATAATACCCCTTAAGGGGTTATCAGTATCGATGCCCTTATAGGGCTTTATGCAAGCCTCCGGCTGGGCCGGAGGTCATGACTTTAAAAGATTCAGAATTAACAAAAGACGTGGTTAAAATCTCAGAGACAATTTTTCCCAAGTTATCTTTCTTGGCCTCTTCGTTTAGACTCTGAAATTCTATGATTCCAATCTTTACTTTCTCACCTTTGATGACAATTTTGATCTTTTCATCGGCTTTTTTAGCGGTTGCCAATTTGTAGCTGACCAGTTCCCTTCCTGTCTTCCAGGAAGGACTCGATTTTACGACAAGTTTAACTGCTGGTGCATACCAATAATGATTAGTTCCCTTCCAACCGTCGTCTTTATTGTATTGGCGTTGAAAGATTTTAAAGGCCTGGAAAGACCCTGCCTTGGTAAACACGGTTTCATAATTTTTAACAATATAATCATTCTCATAATGACAATACTTGCCACCTTTCGATTTGGAGCGGTATTTGTCAGACCATTTCTTTCCTATAAAGAGAGGGAAGCTAAGAGGCTTGGCCTTATACGGGGGATTTATCCGAATTAACTTATTATCAAAATTAAATAGTTTAGTCTTGTTGCTCTTTTTGCTCTTTCTTTCAACAGTAAAACCCCCATCTTGCTCAACATGTGTTATTTTTGAAGTAAAAGTATCCACACCATGTTTGCCGCTATAACCGGTAAATACCCATGTATCTCCAACCACCATTTGGGGAAATTTGGCGACCGGGCTACCTGACAAAGGTGTCTGCCGGACCGGGGTGGTTTCGCACCCGAAAAAAGAGCACATCATAAGGAAAGAAAAAAATAAACCGATAGCTGTATAATACTTCTTTTTGGTTAACATTGTGATCCCCTATTCAACCTGTTTATTCGTTTCTGGCAAATTGCGTTGTTTAAATGTTCAGGGCCTTGGAAATGGCCCTTTGCCATAATTCTATTTCCTTTTTTGTTTCCTGATAAATCATGGTAGAGCTTTCCTGTTTTGAAATACATCTGGTCTGGAAATTTTTGTATTTACAGGAACTGTGGCTTGGGGTCGGGCTTTACTGACAAATTTACCTTACAGACTTTACATTATAAGCTCAAGTGTTTTTTTGCACTTAGAAGACCCATTTTATTGGAAAAATTACCCTTAAGGTTCAGACTCGAATAATTCAGGATGGATCCGTCGTGCCAGATTTTCCAGTCCGTCCACCAGTCGTGGGGTGGGGCGGTCAAAAAGGTTGGAGTCTTCAAGGTGAATGCGTTGGTCTCTGACAGCAGGTATGCTGGGCCATTTGCTCCATTCTTTTTTTACCTGCTCGAATATGGCATTTCTAGACATGGAGGTAATGATAAAAACTTCTGGGCGCAGCGATAGCACCTTTTCCTTGCTGAAACGGGGATAGGGAGTTGGGCCCTTGGAAAGATTTTTGCCGCCGGCCAGCTCGATCAGCTCATGGGCAAATGTATGGGTGCCCACCGACACGATCGGCGCAATTCCAATCTGGAAAAAGACACGGGGACGACCGGTTGCTCTGGCTATTTTGTGTTTGACTTTCTGTATTCTGGATTTCATGTCCTGGACCACTGATTGGGCATTGCTGCTGGCATTTAAAAATGCACCAATTTCAGTGATGGTTTTCATAACGGTTTTCAGGTTGATGGGATTCACCGCATACACGGGGATGTTCAGCGATTCCAGCCGGTTGACCACAAATTTCGGGTTGCCATCCTTGATGCCCACACAAAGATCGGGCTTTAAGCTTACAATTTTTTCCAGATCCAGGTGAACATAGGAGCCGACTTGGGGAAGCTTTTTTGCCGCCTCTGGATAATCGCTGAATCGGGTGACTCCCACCAGCCTATCCTGCTGCCCGAGGGCATAGAAAATTTCGGTAATACTCGGTGCCAGCGATACCACCCGTTGGGGGTGGTCCGGGATGGTCATCTTTCGTCCCATCTGATCGGTTAAAATTTTTGCTGCATATACCGGATTTGCCGAAAGGAAAAATGCGGTGATAAACAGGATGATTGAGATCGGTGATTTATATTTCATATAAGATTGCCAGATTATTATGGAGTTTTCCATCACATATTTAATTAATGACCCAAGGGTG harbors:
- a CDS encoding cobalamin-binding protein translates to MKYKSPISIILFITAFFLSANPVYAAKILTDQMGRKMTIPDHPQRVVSLAPSITEIFYALGQQDRLVGVTRFSDYPEAAKKLPQVGSYVHLDLEKIVSLKPDLCVGIKDGNPKFVVNRLESLNIPVYAVNPINLKTVMKTITEIGAFLNASSNAQSVVQDMKSRIQKVKHKIARATGRPRVFFQIGIAPIVSVGTHTFAHELIELAGGKNLSKGPTPYPRFSKEKVLSLRPEVFIITSMSRNAIFEQVKKEWSKWPSIPAVRDQRIHLEDSNLFDRPTPRLVDGLENLARRIHPELFESEP